The Watersipora subatra chromosome 1, tzWatSuba1.1, whole genome shotgun sequence genome has a window encoding:
- the LOC137385648 gene encoding methionine aminopeptidase 1-like → MKTCQTPGCEKEAKLQCPTCLKLGLDNFFCNQDCFKGSWVEHKKVHQKTKSALETVNRVLEQTNPWPNYKFTGPLRPVYPLSKKRLVPAHIARPDYADHPEGFPAGEREAKMARCMKVLNDEEIEAMRVVGRISREILDEGAAAVAVGVTTDELDRIVHEATVERESYPSPLNYHKFPKSCCTSVNECICHGIPDNRKLEDGDLVNIDVTAYHRGFHGDLNETLFVGNVDEQSKKLVQVAHECLYKSIDIVKPGEKYREVGNVITKHASANSFSVVRTYCGHGINDLFHTSPTVPHYAKNKAVGIMKPGHTFTIEPMISAGSFRDATWPDDWTSVTIDGKRSAQFEQTLLCTENGVEILTERRSKGGQPYFMD, encoded by the exons atgaaaacttGCCAAACGCCTGGTTGTGAAAAAGAAGCAAAGCTTCAATGCCCGACCTGCCTAAAATTGGGTTTGGATAATTTCTTTTGCAATCAG GATTGCTTTAAAGGCAGTTGGGTGGAACACAAAAAAGTTCATCAAAAGACCA AGTCCGCTTTGGAGACTGTCAATAGAGTCTTGGAGCAGACCAACCCTTGGcctaattataaatttacaggCCCTTTAAGGCCTGTGTATCCTTTG TCTAAGAAGAGGTTAGTTCCTGCTCACATCGCTCGACCCGACTATGCAGACCACCCAGAGG GATTTCCGGCTGGTGAGCGGGAGGCAAAGATGGCCCGCTGTATGAAAGTTTTAAACGATGAAGAGATTGAAGCTATGCGAGTTGTCGGCCGG ATATCAAGGGAGATACTTGACGAAGGGGCAGCTGCTGTCGCTGTTGGTGTTACTACAGACGAGTTGGATAGGATAGTGCATGAAGCTACTGTGGAAAGGGAGAGTTATCCCTCTCCACTGAATTATCACAAATTCCCCAAGTCATGCTGCAC GTCAGTGAATGAATGCATTTGTCACGGCATACCGGATAACAGGAAGTTGGAAGATGGGGACTTGGTTAATA TTGATGTAACTGCCTACCATAGAGGCTTTCATGGAGATCTAAATGAGACCTTGTTTGTTGGTAATGTGGATGAGCAGAGCAAGAAACTTGTTCAAGTTGCTCATGAGTGCCTCTATAAGTCTATCGATATAG TGAAGCCTGGAGAAAAATACAGAGAAgttggaaatgtaattacaaaacATGCCTCAGCCAACTCATTTTCAGTTGTGCGGACTTACTGTGGTCATGGTATCAATGA CTTGTTTCATACTTCTCCGACAGTGCCTCACTACGCCA AGAACAAGGCTGTTGGCATTATGAAGCCTGGGCATACATTTACGATTGAGCCTATGATTTCTGCAG GCTCATTCAGAGATGCCACCTGGCCTGATGACTGGACTTCAGTGACAATCGATGGAAAGAGATCCGCTCAGTTTGAGCAGACACTGTTGTGCACAGAAAACGGTGTCGAGATCCTGACAGAGAGAAGAAGCAAGGGTGGACAACCATATTTCATGGACTGA
- the LOC137385650 gene encoding cilia- and flagella-associated protein 144-like, producing MAAKGSIEKEPMNFVHKNAILCETVNKENRTQKLYTNYSINPFKPLHVIAGKPNSKYDSEDGEEDPHFKKIIARANQEPTKKFTTPQTEAQEIGWVTRPLLEKDRGDRRLSFPHQMSEMTKYMETFWRIEEAKKINTDANTT from the exons atgGCTGCTAAAGGCTCAATAGAAAAAGAGCCAATGAATTTTGTGCATAAAAATGCAATACTTTGTGAAACAGTCAACAAAGAGAACAGAACGCAAAAACTATATACTAATTACAGCATCAACCCGTTCAAGCCAC tTCATGTGATAGCGGGTAAACCAAACTCTAAGTACGATAGCGAAGATGGAGAGGAAGACCCTcactttaaaaaaatcataGCTAGAGCTAATCAAGAACCCACCAAAAAGTTTACTACTCCGCAAACAGAGGCACAAGAAATTGGTTGGGTAACAAGACCACTG CTAGAAAAGGACAGAGGAGACAGACGGCTAAGCTTTCCACACCAAATGTCAGAGATGACAAAATATATGGAAACCTTCTGGAGAATTGAAGAAGCAAAGAAAATCAACACGGATGCCAATACAACTTGA
- the LOC137385649 gene encoding probable rRNA-processing protein EBP2 — protein MKRKQARMEDSSEDDDILDSDEELQKAFARGDLQSGTYKELTPKEKIINDISGLEAKLKLLSRASLDWIERLDITTEHEAEDEEGKDDSTHDDFQRELQFYTQAKEAILLALPRLHKLRVPTKRPEDYFAQMVKSDEHMKKVREKLLATSIAAERSEKAKKLREMKKMGKKVQVEVLKSRQKNKKEMLEQVKKYRKGQQDRLDFLEGDMEKPQKSKAGAKKQLAANNPRSNKRRDWKNQKFGFGGQKKRSKSNTKDSYNDSRDYSVSKNSKGYNPKGKGKKKSNTRPGKSKRQQMKNKR, from the exons ATGAAGCGGAAGCAGGCAAGGATGGAAGATTCTTCtgaagatgatgatattttagACTCAGACGAAGAG CTGCAAAAAGCTTTTGCGAGGGGAGATCTACAGTCTGGAACTTATAAAGAGTTGACACCAAAAGAAAAAATCATCAATGATATT AGTGGTCTGGAggcaaaactgaaattattgaGTCGAGCTAGTCTCGACTGGATTGAACGGCTAGATATCACAACAGAGCATGAAGCTGAAGACGAGGAAGGGAAAGACGACTCCACTCATGACGACTTTCAGAGAGAGTTGCAGTT CTATACACAGGCCAAGGAAGCTATACTCCTAGCACTACCTCGTCTCCACAAACTACGTGTACCTACCAAACGACCAGAGGATTACTTTGCACAGATGGTCAAGTCAGATGAGCACATGAAGAAG GTAAGAGAAAAGTTACTAGCAACAAGTATAGCAGCTGAGAGATCTGAGAAGGCAAAGAAATTGAGAGAAATGAAGAAAATGGGCAAAAAG GTGCAAGTCGAAGTTCTCAAGTCTCGGCAAAAGAATAAAAAGGAGATGCTTGAGCAAGTGAAAAAATACCGAAAAG GCCAGCAAGACAGACTAGACTTCTTGGAGGGAGACATGGAGAAGCCACAGAAGAGCAAAGCTGGTGCAAAAAAGCAGCTAGCAGCTAACAA CCCTAGGTCTAATAAGCGGAGAGATTGGAAGAACCAAAAGTTTGGGTTTGGTGGGCAAAAAAAGAGATCAAAGAGCAATACAAAGGACAGCTACAATGACTCAAGAGACTACAGTGTCAGTAAGAATAGTAAAGGATACAATCCTAAG GGTAAAGGAAAGAAGAAATCAAACACAAGGCCTGGAAAGTCAAAACGACAACAAATGAAGAATAAGCGTTAG